GGGGCAGCACCTTGCGGATGGGAGACAGAACAGGTTCCGTGATCTTCACCAGCCACCTGTAGATGCCGCTGCTCTGGTCTTGCATGAACCAGCTCATCAGGGCGCGGATGATGATCAAAAGCGAGTAGAGGTCAAGCAGAGCCGCGATCACGCCAGCGAAACCGGAGGCGATTCTCATTCCAGCACCTCGTGGCAGTTGCGACAGCGCGCTTCGTAAGCCTCGGTGCTGCCTACCAGTATCTGTTCCCCTTTTTGCACCGTGCGTTGGGTGCGGTTTGCCGGATTGCCGCATTTAACGCAGATGGCCAGGACTTTGGTCACGTATT
This genomic window from Candidatus Cloacimonadota bacterium contains:
- a CDS encoding YggT family protein, with amino-acid sequence MRIASGFAGVIAALLDLYSLLIIIRALMSWFMQDQSSGIYRWLVKITEPVLSPIRKVLPRMRVDLSPVVAVILIGIIK